A genomic window from Tolypothrix sp. PCC 7910 includes:
- a CDS encoding class I SAM-dependent methyltransferase, with protein sequence MNLPKITNNQPITGECLFCGTGLHHTFVDLGMSPPCESYRSVKQLNEMEPFYPLHAYVCENCLLVQLQEYVSPENIFSDYAYFSSYSDSWLQHAKNYVDLVVERFQLNQESQVIEIASNDGYLLQYFVAKNIPTLGIEPAANVAEVAIKKGIPTVVKFFGQETATEQVAKGVKADLLLGNNVLAHTPYLNDFVKGMKIILKPQGVITMEFPHLMRLIEENQFDTIYHEHFSYFSFLTVEKIFATHGLTIFDVQELKSHGGSLRIYARHTEDNSKPVSEQVLELKAREEAAGFNKLEYYFSFGEQVKETKRKLLDFLIQAKREGKSIAGYGAPGKGNTLLNYCGIRTDFLDYTVDRSPYKQGQFLPGTHIPIFHPDKIKETKPDYVLILPWNLKSEIMSQIAYIRDWGGKFVVPIPEVQIYS encoded by the coding sequence ATGAATCTACCAAAAATAACCAATAATCAACCAATCACAGGTGAGTGTCTGTTCTGTGGAACAGGTTTGCACCATACCTTCGTAGATTTAGGTATGTCCCCTCCCTGCGAAAGCTATCGCAGCGTCAAACAACTCAATGAAATGGAACCTTTTTATCCATTACATGCCTATGTTTGCGAGAATTGCCTCTTAGTTCAACTGCAAGAATATGTTAGTCCAGAAAATATTTTTAGCGACTACGCATATTTCTCTTCCTATTCTGATAGTTGGTTGCAACATGCCAAGAACTATGTTGATTTGGTAGTAGAGCGTTTTCAATTAAATCAGGAAAGTCAGGTAATAGAAATTGCTAGTAATGATGGCTACTTGCTGCAATACTTCGTTGCCAAAAACATACCCACCTTAGGAATAGAACCAGCAGCTAATGTGGCTGAGGTAGCAATTAAAAAAGGCATTCCTACAGTTGTTAAATTTTTTGGACAAGAGACAGCCACAGAACAGGTTGCTAAAGGTGTAAAGGCAGATTTATTACTGGGTAATAATGTCTTGGCTCACACACCCTATCTCAATGACTTTGTCAAAGGGATGAAAATTATTCTCAAACCGCAAGGTGTGATTACAATGGAATTTCCTCACCTGATGCGGTTAATTGAGGAAAACCAGTTTGATACTATTTACCACGAGCATTTTTCTTATTTCTCTTTCCTCACGGTAGAAAAGATTTTTGCAACTCATGGGTTGACAATTTTTGATGTGCAAGAATTGAAGAGTCATGGCGGTTCTTTAAGAATTTATGCTCGCCATACCGAAGACAATTCTAAACCTGTGAGCGAGCAAGTATTAGAACTAAAAGCCAGAGAAGAAGCTGCTGGATTTAATAAATTAGAGTACTATTTTTCTTTTGGCGAGCAAGTCAAAGAAACTAAACGCAAGTTATTAGATTTCTTAATTCAAGCCAAGCGAGAAGGCAAATCAATCGCAGGTTATGGTGCGCCAGGTAAAGGTAATACTCTGTTAAACTATTGTGGTATCCGTACAGATTTTCTGGATTACACAGTAGACCGTAGCCCTTACAAACAAGGTCAATTTTTACCGGGTACTCACATCCCAATTTTCCATCCTGACAAGATTAAAGAAACTAAACCAGATTATGTGCTGATTTTACCTTGGAATCTCAAGAGTGAAATTATGTCACAGATTGCCTATATTCGGGATTGGGGCGGTAAGTTTGTTGTCCCTATTCCAGAGGTGCAAATCTACTCTTAA
- a CDS encoding NAD(P)-dependent oxidoreductase encodes MKVLVTGTEGYIGSLLAPLLIQQGYEVIAVDTGFYKVGWLYNGTELTAKTLNKDIRNITTSDLEGVDAIVHMAELSNDPLGQLAPTITYDINHKGSVHLAKLAKEAGVRRFVYTSSCSVYGFATEDYVDEESTINPQTAYAKCKGLVEQDVKLLADDSFSPTFLRNATAYGASPRMRFDIVLNNLSGWAWTIKEIKMNSDGTPWRPLVHILDICKAIISTLEAPRDVIHNQIFNVGDTNGNYQVKQIAEIVADVFTGCQLSFGKHDPDNRSYRVSFDKINQNLPGFKCEWDAQLGAQQLYNVFKQIDMTKEVFESRGFTRLKQLEYLIRTQQIDQDFFWRTV; translated from the coding sequence ATGAAAGTACTTGTAACTGGAACTGAAGGTTATATCGGCTCGTTATTAGCACCCCTGTTAATACAACAAGGTTATGAAGTTATTGCCGTGGATACGGGCTTTTATAAGGTAGGTTGGTTGTACAATGGCACAGAGCTAACTGCCAAAACCTTAAATAAAGATATCCGTAATATTACGACTTCCGACCTCGAAGGAGTTGATGCGATCGTTCACATGGCGGAACTATCTAACGATCCTTTAGGTCAGTTAGCCCCGACTATCACTTACGATATCAACCATAAAGGTTCCGTACATTTAGCAAAGCTGGCTAAGGAAGCAGGAGTGAGACGCTTTGTGTACACGTCTTCATGTAGTGTCTATGGCTTTGCTACTGAAGATTATGTTGATGAAGAGTCTACTATCAATCCTCAAACCGCCTATGCCAAATGCAAAGGTCTCGTAGAACAAGACGTGAAGCTGCTTGCTGATGACAGCTTTTCTCCTACATTTCTGCGGAATGCTACAGCCTATGGAGCTTCTCCGAGGATGCGCTTTGATATTGTCTTGAACAATCTATCAGGTTGGGCATGGACAATCAAAGAAATTAAGATGAATAGCGATGGCACACCTTGGCGGCCTCTCGTGCATATATTGGATATCTGTAAAGCCATTATTTCTACATTAGAAGCACCCCGAGATGTCATTCACAACCAAATTTTTAATGTTGGCGATACAAATGGCAACTATCAAGTTAAACAAATTGCTGAGATAGTTGCAGATGTGTTTACAGGTTGTCAATTAAGCTTTGGCAAACATGATCCTGACAACCGTAGCTATCGAGTTTCATTCGATAAAATTAATCAAAATTTGCCGGGATTCAAGTGTGAGTGGGATGCCCAACTTGGTGCCCAACAACTCTATAATGTCTTCAAACAAATTGACATGACAAAAGAAGTGTTTGAGTCTCGAGGTTTTACTCGCCTCAAACAACTAGAATATCTGATTCGCACTCAACAAATCGATCAAGATTTCTTCTGGCGGACTGTTTAA
- the leuS gene encoding leucine--tRNA ligase, whose product MDSRYNPAAIEEKWQQTWAELGLDKTPTNSAKPKFYALSMFPYPSGSLHMGHVRNYTITDVIARLKRMQGYRVLHPMGWDAFGLPAENAAIDRGVPPAKWTYQNISQMRQQLQRLGLSIDWDCEVATCSPDYYKWTQWIFLQFLQAGLAYQKEAAVNWDPIDQTVLANEQVDNEGRSWRSGAKVERKLLRQWFFKITDYAEELLNDLDKLTGWPERVKLMQANWIGKSTGAYLEFPIVGLDEKISVYTTRPDTVYGVSYLVLAPEHPLTKRVTKKEQQAAVDVFVQEVANQSELERTAEDKPKRGIPTGGKAINPFTGEELPIWIADYVLYEYGTGAVMGVPAHDARDFKFANKYNLPIEFVIVEPEAVADKDFNTTTPDEDGEVSNIIQVEYNEAYTEPGILINSGQFSGMASTDAMQAIVEYAEQQGFGKARVQYRLRDWLISRQRYWGAPIPVIHCPNCGIVPVPDKDLPVQLPEEVEFTGRGGSPLTQLESWVNVPCPTCGTPAKRETDTMDTFIDSSWYFLRFTDAKNEQQVFDSSQTNDWMPVDQYVGGIEHAILHLLYSRFFTKVLRDRGLLSFDEPFQRLLTQGMVQGLTYMNPNKGGKDKWIASHLVDPANPRDPQTGEPLQRLYATMSKSKGNGVAPEDVISKYGIDTARMFILFKAPPEKDLEWDEADVEGQFRFLNRVWRLVTDYIAAGVSKKKADISNLTKPEKELRRAIHTAIQAVTEDVEDEYQFNTAISELMKLSNALTDSSSKTSPIYAEGIETLVILLAPFAPHIADELWHLLGNSDSVHTQTWPAFDPAALVADEITLVIQIMGKTRGAIQVPSQADKAALEKYARESEVAQRYIEGKEIKKVIVVPGKLVNFVIG is encoded by the coding sequence GTGGATTCCCGATATAACCCCGCAGCAATTGAGGAAAAATGGCAACAAACATGGGCTGAACTGGGCTTAGATAAAACCCCTACAAATAGCGCCAAGCCAAAGTTCTACGCTTTATCCATGTTCCCCTACCCATCGGGTAGCCTACACATGGGCCACGTTCGTAATTATACTATTACTGATGTGATCGCCCGCCTCAAGCGAATGCAAGGGTATCGAGTACTCCATCCAATGGGTTGGGATGCCTTTGGCTTACCAGCAGAAAACGCCGCTATTGACCGTGGTGTACCGCCAGCCAAGTGGACTTATCAAAATATTTCCCAGATGCGACAGCAATTGCAGCGTCTTGGGTTGTCTATTGACTGGGATTGCGAAGTTGCTACCTGTTCACCAGACTATTACAAGTGGACACAATGGATTTTCTTGCAATTTTTGCAAGCTGGCTTGGCTTATCAAAAAGAAGCTGCTGTTAACTGGGACCCCATCGATCAAACTGTATTGGCTAACGAGCAAGTTGATAATGAAGGGCGTTCTTGGCGCAGTGGGGCAAAAGTTGAGCGTAAATTATTAAGGCAGTGGTTTTTCAAGATTACTGACTACGCCGAAGAATTACTCAATGACCTGGATAAACTGACAGGTTGGCCAGAACGTGTCAAATTGATGCAGGCTAACTGGATTGGCAAATCTACAGGTGCCTATTTAGAGTTTCCCATTGTGGGGTTAGATGAGAAAATTAGCGTCTATACTACACGCCCAGATACAGTTTATGGCGTGAGCTATTTGGTATTAGCACCAGAGCATCCCTTAACCAAGCGCGTTACCAAAAAAGAGCAGCAAGCAGCAGTAGATGTTTTTGTGCAAGAAGTTGCCAATCAAAGCGAATTGGAACGGACTGCGGAAGATAAACCGAAGCGTGGGATTCCTACAGGCGGTAAGGCCATTAACCCCTTTACTGGGGAAGAACTGCCAATCTGGATCGCTGATTATGTACTGTATGAGTATGGTACAGGTGCAGTCATGGGTGTACCTGCCCACGATGCGCGAGATTTCAAGTTTGCCAATAAATATAATTTGCCAATTGAGTTTGTCATTGTCGAACCGGAGGCAGTTGCAGATAAAGATTTCAATACCACAACTCCGGATGAAGACGGTGAAGTCTCCAACATTATTCAGGTTGAATACAACGAAGCATATACAGAACCAGGAATTTTAATTAATTCTGGTCAATTTAGTGGCATGGCTTCTACAGATGCCATGCAAGCAATCGTTGAATATGCTGAACAGCAAGGTTTTGGCAAAGCACGAGTGCAATATCGCCTGCGTGATTGGTTAATTTCGCGGCAACGGTATTGGGGTGCGCCAATCCCTGTGATTCACTGTCCCAACTGTGGCATAGTACCAGTTCCTGACAAAGATTTACCTGTTCAGTTACCAGAAGAAGTGGAATTTACTGGACGTGGTGGTTCTCCTTTGACTCAGTTAGAAAGTTGGGTAAATGTGCCTTGTCCGACTTGTGGCACTCCAGCGAAGCGAGAAACGGACACGATGGATACCTTTATTGATTCTTCGTGGTATTTCTTGCGGTTTACTGACGCGAAAAACGAACAACAGGTGTTTGATTCCAGTCAAACCAACGACTGGATGCCAGTGGATCAGTATGTGGGTGGAATTGAACACGCAATTTTACATTTGTTGTATTCGCGGTTCTTTACTAAGGTGCTGCGAGATAGAGGCTTGTTGAGCTTTGATGAACCTTTCCAACGTCTCTTGACTCAAGGGATGGTTCAGGGTTTAACTTACATGAATCCCAATAAGGGCGGCAAAGATAAATGGATTGCTTCTCATTTAGTAGATCCTGCTAACCCGCGAGATCCTCAGACAGGCGAACCATTGCAACGTCTGTATGCCACCATGTCTAAATCTAAAGGTAATGGTGTTGCACCAGAAGATGTAATTAGCAAATATGGTATAGACACAGCGCGGATGTTCATCTTGTTTAAAGCGCCACCAGAAAAAGATTTGGAATGGGATGAAGCTGATGTAGAAGGGCAATTCCGGTTTTTGAATCGGGTTTGGCGCTTGGTAACTGATTATATTGCCGCTGGGGTATCGAAGAAGAAAGCCGATATCTCTAATTTGACTAAGCCGGAAAAAGAATTACGGCGAGCAATTCACACTGCTATCCAAGCAGTTACAGAAGATGTAGAGGATGAATATCAATTCAATACAGCTATTTCGGAATTGATGAAGTTGAGTAATGCGCTAACTGATAGCAGCAGTAAAACTTCACCAATCTATGCGGAAGGAATTGAGACTTTAGTGATATTGCTTGCTCCCTTTGCTCCACATATTGCTGATGAATTGTGGCATTTGTTGGGTAACAGCGATTCTGTCCACACCCAAACTTGGCCAGCTTTTGATCCTGCGGCGTTGGTAGCTGATGAGATTACTTTGGTAATTCAAATCATGGGTAAAACTCGCGGTGCAATTCAAGTGCCATCGCAAGCAGATAAAGCTGCTTTAGAGAAATATGCCAGAGAATCAGAAGTTGCTCAGCGTTACATTGAAGGCAAAGAAATTAAAAAGGTGATTGTTGTACCTGGAAAATTGGTGAATTTTGTCATTGGCTAA
- a CDS encoding gamma-glutamylcyclotransferase, whose protein sequence is MTELKIKFSGILRVFVYGTLKPGEVNYQKYCAGKVIDAKRAIARGKLFALPMGYPAMTLEDSQVQGYLLSFKDSKVLSQLDNLEDYQPQRQISENLYNRQEIEIFNLQGLSLGWAWTYFMSPDRVQQLGGILQPDGWWTGCGLTASDLPS, encoded by the coding sequence ATGACTGAATTAAAAATAAAATTTTCTGGAATTTTGCGTGTCTTTGTTTACGGCACTCTCAAACCAGGTGAAGTTAATTATCAAAAATACTGTGCTGGCAAAGTCATAGATGCCAAAAGAGCTATAGCCCGAGGCAAACTATTTGCGCTACCAATGGGCTATCCTGCTATGACTTTAGAAGATAGCCAAGTTCAAGGATATTTACTTTCTTTTAAAGACTCAAAAGTTCTAAGTCAGCTAGATAATCTGGAAGATTACCAGCCGCAGCGACAAATATCGGAAAATCTCTATAATCGCCAGGAGATTGAGATTTTCAACCTCCAAGGCTTATCCTTGGGTTGGGCTTGGACTTATTTTATGTCGCCAGATCGGGTTCAGCAGCTAGGAGGTATTCTGCAACCTGATGGCTGGTGGACTGGCTGCGGTTTAACTGCCAGCGACCTGCCGTCATGA
- a CDS encoding anti-sigma factor: MTTDSQFDDRSRWQIYQELADGMAKPTNESTGAMDDMVKRDRFELLSAYLDGEVTAAERRQVEEWLATDAAVKCLYSRLLTLRQGLRAMPVPSCEQPIEKTVEQVMTRIRRRSKIAWAFGGATVAAVVIGSLAGIIPGGDTKTLQLAQQRIEPRQEAIPEPVVPESPLMVAINNPVIEIPKAAIASPTKPVHQEQPKQGHLEQNIN; encoded by the coding sequence ATGACTACTGATTCTCAGTTTGATGACCGTTCTCGCTGGCAAATATATCAAGAGTTAGCTGATGGAATGGCTAAGCCTACCAATGAATCAACGGGTGCTATGGATGATATGGTGAAGCGCGATCGCTTCGAGTTATTAAGTGCTTACCTCGATGGAGAGGTTACAGCTGCTGAACGTAGGCAAGTAGAAGAATGGCTAGCAACCGATGCTGCCGTTAAGTGCTTGTATTCGCGATTGTTAACCCTACGGCAAGGCTTGCGGGCAATGCCAGTTCCGTCCTGCGAACAGCCGATAGAAAAAACTGTTGAGCAGGTGATGACACGTATCCGCCGACGTTCTAAGATAGCTTGGGCATTTGGCGGTGCTACTGTTGCTGCTGTTGTCATTGGCTCACTAGCTGGGATTATTCCAGGTGGAGACACCAAGACTTTGCAACTAGCGCAACAACGCATAGAACCTAGACAAGAAGCCATACCAGAACCTGTGGTTCCCGAGTCACCTTTGATGGTGGCCATCAATAACCCAGTTATTGAAATTCCTAAAGCAGCAATTGCCTCTCCGACAAAACCAGTGCATCAAGAACAACCTAAACAAGGACATCTTGAGCAGAATATTAACTAA
- a CDS encoding sigma-70 family RNA polymerase sigma factor, which yields MSQSITVSWSTVDANFSEASVQVDKLSNHDLILRCQVGLRPDRAAFAELLRRYQTQVDRVLYHLAPDWADRADLAQEVWIRVYRNINRLQEPSKFRGWLSRIATNLFYDELRKRKRVVSPLSLDAPRSVDDGEMDWEIAGDTPGPEEELTTREFYEQLREAIADLPEVFRTTIVLREIEGLAYEEIAEITGVSLGTVKSRIARARSRLQAQLQNYLDA from the coding sequence ATGAGTCAATCGATTACTGTATCCTGGTCAACGGTTGATGCGAATTTTTCGGAAGCATCAGTGCAAGTTGACAAACTCTCTAATCACGATTTAATTCTGCGCTGTCAAGTCGGGCTGCGCCCTGATCGTGCTGCGTTTGCAGAACTACTGCGCCGCTATCAAACTCAAGTCGATAGGGTGTTATATCACTTAGCACCAGATTGGGCTGACAGAGCTGATTTGGCTCAGGAAGTTTGGATTCGCGTATATCGGAATATTAACCGACTGCAAGAACCATCTAAATTTCGGGGCTGGTTAAGCCGGATTGCAACAAACTTGTTTTACGACGAGTTACGCAAACGCAAACGGGTTGTTAGCCCCTTGTCCCTGGATGCTCCCCGCTCGGTAGATGATGGTGAGATGGATTGGGAAATTGCTGGAGATACCCCAGGCCCAGAGGAAGAACTGACAACTAGAGAATTTTACGAGCAACTACGAGAAGCAATCGCGGATTTACCCGAAGTATTTCGCACGACAATTGTGCTCAGAGAAATCGAAGGTTTGGCATATGAAGAAATTGCCGAAATTACTGGAGTTTCTTTGGGAACTGTGAAGTCAAGAATCGCTAGAGCTAGATCTAGATTGCAAGCTCAGTTGCAAAACTATCTAGATGCTTAA
- a CDS encoding L,D-transpeptidase: MWLCFGTAILSLAVHWRVMSTGQQFEPLASSKDNQEKLPKRGLGATAFGASVLPDESTQRMSISNQSSTTKFHNTNSGTVNKNVARATDDSQNTRLVSPEQKKNSTLSFLPQSLLPQVLAQPKSSNTNKSISGDRKVVVDLSDRRAYVYRSDVVIASYPIAVGKKGWDTPTGSFQVHHMQHDPIWRHPITDKVFAAGPDSPLGDRWIGFWSDGHNEIGFHGTPDTNALGTAISHGCLRMRNPDVRLLYEQVKVGTPVIVQD; the protein is encoded by the coding sequence ATGTGGCTCTGTTTTGGGACAGCAATCTTATCTCTGGCTGTCCATTGGCGCGTTATGTCCACAGGGCAACAGTTTGAGCCTTTAGCCTCCAGCAAGGATAATCAGGAAAAATTACCCAAAAGAGGTCTAGGAGCTACCGCGTTTGGTGCATCTGTACTTCCTGATGAATCTACTCAGAGGATGTCTATATCTAACCAATCCTCGACAACAAAGTTTCATAATACTAATTCGGGAACAGTCAATAAAAATGTAGCTAGAGCAACTGATGACTCCCAAAATACGCGGCTAGTGTCGCCAGAACAAAAAAAGAACTCTACTCTGTCTTTTCTGCCACAGTCTTTGTTACCGCAGGTTTTAGCTCAACCAAAATCATCTAATACTAATAAGTCGATATCTGGTGACAGAAAAGTAGTAGTTGATTTAAGCGATCGCCGCGCCTATGTTTACCGTTCAGATGTAGTTATAGCCAGCTATCCCATTGCAGTGGGTAAAAAGGGTTGGGATACGCCTACAGGTTCTTTCCAAGTGCATCATATGCAACATGACCCGATATGGCGACATCCAATTACTGATAAAGTGTTTGCAGCAGGCCCTGATAGCCCCCTGGGAGACCGATGGATTGGATTTTGGTCAGATGGACATAATGAAATTGGTTTTCACGGCACACCAGATACTAATGCTTTAGGAACTGCGATTTCTCACGGTTGTTTAAGAATGCGTAATCCTGATGTCCGTTTGCTTTATGAGCAAGTGAAGGTAGGGACACCAGTGATAGTACAAGATTGA
- a CDS encoding late competence development ComFB family protein yields MSIEKIVEQALQDGYLTPAMEAEVGRICDNASELSIEEYMALDRLMGALLTGEVVAVPRKQFINVMEELVLTEAIARVAEIEATSESSLDVGDIAAYALNRLPPLYATTEEGANYQRQRAKAELQELIALQIGEAIGRNLDQPNDNRTPVVGKSTGNEVLRQVSNLLQVYAPTFEQKAQS; encoded by the coding sequence ATGAGTATTGAAAAAATTGTAGAACAAGCTCTCCAGGATGGTTATTTGACACCAGCAATGGAAGCAGAAGTTGGGCGCATCTGTGATAACGCCTCGGAACTCTCAATAGAAGAGTATATGGCGCTGGATAGATTAATGGGGGCGCTATTAACTGGAGAAGTTGTGGCGGTACCTCGCAAACAATTTATCAACGTCATGGAGGAGTTAGTCTTAACAGAAGCGATCGCCCGTGTAGCAGAAATTGAAGCTACTAGTGAAAGCTCGTTAGATGTAGGCGATATTGCAGCTTATGCTCTCAACCGACTTCCACCCCTATACGCTACTACAGAAGAAGGTGCTAACTACCAGCGTCAACGCGCCAAGGCAGAACTTCAAGAACTAATTGCCCTACAAATAGGTGAAGCGATCGGTCGTAACCTTGATCAACCCAATGACAATAGAACGCCAGTCGTGGGCAAAAGCACAGGCAATGAAGTTCTACGCCAAGTTAGTAACCTACTCCAAGTTTACGCGCCCACTTTCGAGCAAAAAGCCCAATCTTAA
- a CDS encoding M23 family metallopeptidase — translation MTIENRTNNSQTQWLGFNIKGLTPQRRTTNLFMGMFAAIPVALALPVDALQVQVNPNSPKLGDTISVVINVDNPANGNNPTVTSGDKAYPAFEIAPNQYRAFIPTSPLEKAGNRTLRVTGDDQVQNLSVQVQKRTFPVQRINLPPGKAGVEATELELKRVAAFKALQTPEKYWSGPFLQPNKGRVSTIYGVRRYYNGKFADDYYHRGVDYAGAEGSSVVAPAAGKVALVGKVSQGFRIHGNVIGIDHGQGVTSIFMHLSRINVKEGDIVKAGQVIGAVGSTGAATGPHLHWGLYVNGVSVDPTPWRTKVVE, via the coding sequence ATGACTATCGAGAATCGCACTAATAATTCTCAAACTCAGTGGCTTGGTTTTAATATCAAAGGTCTGACACCCCAGCGACGAACAACAAATTTGTTCATGGGGATGTTTGCTGCGATTCCCGTCGCCTTGGCATTGCCTGTCGATGCTTTGCAGGTACAGGTAAATCCTAATAGTCCTAAGTTGGGTGACACAATCTCAGTTGTGATTAATGTAGATAATCCCGCCAATGGTAATAATCCCACAGTGACGAGTGGCGATAAGGCTTACCCTGCGTTTGAAATAGCACCTAATCAATATCGGGCTTTTATTCCCACAAGTCCCCTAGAAAAGGCTGGCAATAGAACACTTCGAGTTACTGGGGACGATCAGGTGCAAAACTTATCAGTGCAAGTGCAAAAACGCACCTTTCCTGTACAGCGAATAAATCTACCACCAGGGAAAGCTGGAGTAGAAGCCACAGAACTAGAACTAAAACGTGTGGCAGCTTTCAAGGCATTACAAACACCCGAAAAGTACTGGAGTGGCCCTTTTTTGCAGCCAAACAAAGGGCGCGTGAGTACAATTTATGGTGTTCGCCGTTACTATAATGGTAAATTTGCAGATGATTATTATCATCGTGGCGTTGACTACGCTGGTGCAGAGGGTTCATCCGTAGTTGCTCCAGCTGCGGGAAAAGTTGCTTTAGTCGGCAAAGTTTCCCAAGGTTTTCGGATTCACGGTAATGTCATTGGCATCGATCACGGTCAAGGAGTCACCAGTATTTTCATGCACCTCAGTCGCATTAATGTCAAAGAAGGCGATATTGTCAAAGCTGGCCAAGTAATTGGCGCAGTTGGTTCAACGGGTGCTGCTACTGGCCCACATTTGCACTGGGGTCTTTATGTTAATGGTGTATCGGTTGATCCTACGCCTTGGCGAACTAAGGTTGTTGAATAA
- a CDS encoding AEC family transporter, translating to MIENLFHAYTPLLTWIGLGLLLSRFIPDSFLKLLGYGLYWVGVPLQLFVLARHTDLSHGGLIPAIAIGVLMLSMVFALLFWWGLRVSASPKLQAENSFDDPVVRASLGSFILATILGNTGFVGLTLAQVLTGPSNMDWAVLFSVTNNVIGTYGIAVLIASYFGNREIKNHWWIQVRDLITVPSLWAFFIGLNTQFIKLPPVVESGLEQAVWVVIAFALLLVGLRMTAIKIGNSLKMAVVASLLKVLIVPLLVGLGATYVGVIGEPRLVLVLMSGTPTGLSVLILAEVYELDRNLLASSIALTFVGLLLVLPLWLAWFS from the coding sequence ATGATTGAAAACCTTTTCCATGCTTACACTCCTCTATTGACCTGGATAGGGCTAGGACTATTACTATCTCGGTTTATCCCCGATAGTTTTCTCAAATTACTGGGGTATGGGCTTTATTGGGTAGGAGTTCCCCTGCAACTTTTTGTTTTAGCACGTCACACTGATTTATCTCATGGGGGACTAATACCTGCGATCGCCATCGGAGTATTAATGCTGAGTATGGTTTTCGCGCTGTTATTTTGGTGGGGATTACGAGTCAGCGCTAGTCCCAAACTGCAAGCAGAAAATTCATTTGACGATCCTGTGGTGCGAGCCAGTTTAGGCAGTTTTATTTTAGCTACGATTTTAGGCAACACAGGCTTTGTCGGCTTGACACTCGCACAGGTGTTAACTGGCCCTAGCAATATGGACTGGGCAGTATTATTCAGCGTTACTAACAATGTTATAGGCACCTACGGCATTGCTGTTTTAATTGCCAGCTATTTTGGTAACAGAGAAATCAAAAACCATTGGTGGATTCAAGTCCGGGATTTAATAACTGTTCCGAGTTTGTGGGCATTTTTTATTGGGTTAAATACGCAATTTATCAAATTGCCCCCAGTCGTTGAGTCAGGTCTAGAACAAGCTGTTTGGGTAGTGATAGCTTTTGCTTTGTTGTTGGTGGGCTTGCGAATGACAGCTATCAAAATTGGAAATAGTTTGAAAATGGCTGTAGTTGCCAGTCTGCTGAAAGTTTTGATAGTGCCTTTGTTGGTGGGTTTAGGTGCTACTTATGTAGGTGTGATTGGTGAACCAAGGTTAGTACTAGTACTGATGTCTGGGACACCTACAGGACTTTCAGTACTGATTTTGGCAGAAGTTTATGAATTAGACCGAAACTTGCTAGCCAGCAGTATTGCCTTAACTTTTGTCGGATTGCTTCTAGTACTTCCTCTGTGGCTAGCTTGGTTTAGCTAA
- a CDS encoding DevA family ABC transporter ATP-binding protein, giving the protein MPVISIRNLDHYFGHGQLRKQVLFNINLEIYSGEIVFMTGPSGSGKTTLLTLVGGLRSAQFGSLQVLGRELCAASRQQLIESRRRNGYIFQAHNLHGSLTALQNVKMGLEFHQHIELDEMHRRSAQMLEQVGLENCLHYYPDQLSGGQKQRVAIARALVSHPQIVLADEPTAALDGQSGRDVVNLMQKLAKEQGCTILMVTHDNRILDIGDRIVHLEDGQLKSKVKVIN; this is encoded by the coding sequence ATGCCAGTGATCTCGATCCGCAATCTCGACCACTATTTTGGTCACGGTCAACTCCGCAAGCAAGTTTTATTTAATATCAACCTGGAGATTTACAGTGGTGAAATAGTTTTCATGACTGGGCCCTCTGGTTCTGGGAAGACAACACTTCTTACCTTGGTGGGTGGGTTGCGTTCTGCCCAATTTGGTAGTTTGCAGGTTTTAGGACGAGAACTTTGCGCTGCTAGTCGCCAACAATTAATAGAGTCACGACGACGTAACGGTTATATTTTCCAAGCGCATAATTTACACGGTAGCTTGACGGCACTCCAGAACGTCAAAATGGGTTTGGAATTCCACCAGCATATTGAATTAGACGAAATGCATAGGCGTTCAGCTCAGATGTTAGAGCAAGTAGGCTTAGAAAATTGCTTGCATTACTACCCCGATCAATTATCAGGGGGGCAAAAACAGCGAGTTGCGATCGCCCGTGCTTTAGTCAGTCATCCGCAAATTGTTCTAGCTGATGAACCTACTGCTGCGCTTGATGGTCAATCTGGGCGAGATGTCGTCAACCTCATGCAAAAATTGGCAAAGGAACAAGGCTGTACTATCCTCATGGTGACTCATGACAACCGTATTCTCGATATAGGCGATCGCATTGTGCATCTCGAAGACGGTCAATTAAAGTCAAAAGTTAAAGTTATCAATTAA